Within the Taeniopygia guttata chromosome 1, bTaeGut7.mat, whole genome shotgun sequence genome, the region TTACATTATTGTacatgacattaaaaaaaacacaacatcTCACAAAATTCCTTTTATTAGACCGTGGCTTTCTCTGCCTTCCGttgtaaattaatttctacaGACTTAAATTTaacttattcttttttttttaaacaagtaaACAATATACAAAGATTCACCTGAATTCCAAAGGTCAGAGGAGATGTCCTTGTCAGGGCCTGTGCAAGGCAGGCAGTGGGGGGGAGCTGACTTGGCTCACAGAGGGGCATGGTCACAACCACAGAACCAGGGCTCACCCAGGGCCgagcacctcctgctcctggggaagcCCAGGCAGCTGCCCCTGTGTCTGACCAGCTCAGTGTGACCCCGCTGCAATGTGGGCAGGTAGAAACCTACACCCCCAGAGACCAGAGAGTGCAGGGGGTCCTTCAGAAGCCTGGCAGCACCCAGCTCTGGAGCACCCACTGCCCTGAAGATCCCCGAGCACCGAGTTGTGCAGCATCCGACACCTCCAGCAACCAGGCTCCCCCTTCCCCAAGACATCCAGTCTGGCAGGAGAGGAAGCCAGGTCTCAAACCAATCTTTCTGTCCAGATCCTGCACACTGACTGGGAGATCACAGCCAGGAACAACAGATCTGGGATAAATTGCCTATTCATTTCCCCGTGTCAGTGGCCAAACCATGGCTGCCTGCTGCAGACTGCCTGTGTGTGGCGTGTTTATGAGTAAACCACTGGGTTTGGCAATGCGTCTGCACCTTCTGTGTCATTTAAAAACAGATGTACAAAACGCAGCATCACAGTTATTGCTACATATTGATACAGTATCAGACAATAAGAAACCTTTTGTCATCACTGATCTGGCTACAGTAATTGCTTGGGTTTTGCACAGGGCCTCAAGTCTTCTGCTGCACTGTTTTGGCTGAGGAGCAAATGGATGGAAATGCAGAGGTTACATTTTTTTAAGAGACAAAACCAGCTTTAGTTTGCTGCATCTGGGGTGATACAATTAGAATGATCTCATTGTTTGTTGCCTCTTCAACCTGGAGAGGTGTTTTCCCCATATGAAGCAAAGCAGGACAGAGCAAACAGCTCCAGTGTAAAGTGTCCCTCCTGTCTGCATCTTACCACCTCCATGACCCTTGTGACACCACAAGCACCTTTGTCCCTTGGTTGGGCCTTTTTCCTTATTGTTAAACACAGCTGTGCCTCCCTAGTCCCCTGCCATgagtaaagaagaaaagaggatGGAATTCAAACCTCTACCAACCCATTCACATCCCAACTGGGTTCTGTATAACACTCTCCCACtcccacagggcagggcaggggactcAGAATGTGCTCATGGGGGACAAGATAAAGTCAATTTTCCTACAAGGCAGACTCCAATGCAAGCAGGCTTCGGGGAAACACCTTCATGGGCATTCACACAGATTTCCTGTTTCATGGGAAATGAGGTTAAATCAGGTGTGTTTGGAATCACAGTCTGACCTTTCTCTGCCAAGGCAGGTTCAGTTCAGACACTGATAGCTGTACCAAAAGCTTTGCTCAGTGTCACAAAGAGCAAGCACCTCATACCCTGGTTTTAGTAAAACGTTCACAAAGATAAAATCTCTGCAAACCACTACTGGGTCCTGATCTTGATACAAAACCAAATCAAGAAGGGTTTCAAGTGCACTGGAGAGAAGAGCAGAATAATTCACTCTTCCAATTCCTACATAGTACAATGAAAATTGTTCTTTGCAAGACCAAGTTTCTGGTGGCATTTCACCCCAAAGAGGGTGTGTGTAAGAAGCCATGGTGGCTGGGCACACAGGGATTGCACTGCTCGGCTCTTAGTTGTGATTGTCTGTATAGCAACGGGAAATGTCATaatggagctgggagcagagaggtTTCTGAAGTACTGCTGTCTTGTACAGTGTAACAAAACTCTTTCTAGAATTAATTAGGCAAATACTTGTGACCATGTCATACCTGAAGGGCACTTTATGGCTCCGACATTTATCTCATGAGTACAGTGATCTGAAATACATATGCATTTCCAGCGTAATCCTTCACCACCATAAATCACACGCTGGAATGAGAGCATATCTGGCAACGTTAATTCCGAGATACCATCCTTACAGTTCCTGGCAACAGACCCCgatgaaaataaatggtttaTAAACACTGTCTGACATGCATGAgcctttcaaaattatttacaagTGGTGTTCTGGGAGCTTTGTTCCAAAGAAGTATTTCTCCTCGGTTCAGTTCAGATATTAAAACTGgctgggtggggatggggaggggaagaCATCAGCGCTACACAGTCACAGCTGGGTACATCTTCTGCTCGCTGTTGGTGTGTGGGAAGGGAGACTGGATCTGCCTGTAGCCGCTCTGCAGGCTGTCCAGGAAGGGAGGCACCGGGGTCAGCGGCATGGAGTCGTGCTGCATGGCATAGCCCACGTACTGCGGGTGCAGGTACTGGCCCTGGTGCGGCACAATCTGCGTGGCCTGCTGGCAGTTCAGCACCGAGAAGTTCGTGGGCATGTTGACATAGACATTATTCATGGTCCCTTCTGGCAAGCAGCAGTTGGTCTGGGACCTCGTCGGTGGAGCTCTGGCCCCTGAGTTGgcgctggagctggagctggcagccGTGCTCGACTGGCGGGAGGAGGAGCCCCGGGAGGTGCTGGCACTTGGGATCATGGGGATCGTCTCCATCAGGCGGGTGCCTGCAGGTGCTCGACTCTGCTGGGGCTCCTGCTTGGGCCGCAGGCATCTGCAGCAGCAAGCTGCAACCAGTGACCCCAAGATGATGAAAGCGACAAATACAGATCCCACGATAAGGAACGGCACGTAGATGGGCACTGCAACAGCAAGGAAAATATTGTCAGTGTAGGCCAAGGACAATCCTCGGCAGCTCCAGAAATTCCCCCTCATGCAAGCAGAGCCCACTTCCtctcagcacaggcagagcattTTATACCAGCATGATGAAAAGGGCTGCTAAACCCAGTGGCTTAAATTTCCCTCCTGTTGATGGTGGTCTAGTTCACAGTAACCACAGCTCCAGATTCTATCTAATCATGTCTCCAACATGTCCTACTAGAACAATCAGCCACAATACAGCTGGGTTTGAACAGTGCCTTAAGGAGATACTGTGGGGCAGAATCCCTCGTGAGGGCTCAGGATCACAGTCACAGGCCTTCTgacaccccacagccctggggatgAATGCCCACCCGTTCTGCACTTCCGCCCTGGTTTAGGGAGAAACCACAGAGCAGGTGGTGCAGAGACAGCACCGTGCTCCAAAGGGGCAGCAGTCCTCCTTGTGAGGCCTAATGAAGAGACATCAGGGCAGGAGAACTGAAGGTGGGCAAGGGGTAGAAGCAAAAAGTATGGATGATGCTCACTGGTGGCATCAGGAGCCACCAAGGATTGTAAACATCATCCTTGGAAGAATCTGGGCTACGTGTACAGACTTCACATAATACACCTGAGTTGGGAAGGACACACaaaaatcatcaagtccaactcttaagtgaatggcccatacaggGATCAGACCCACAATAGTCCAATTAGCTCTATCCAACTAAGATAATCCATCCTGCAGTCCCAGGGGAAAAGCTTTTTTCTCTGCCTCAGTAAGAAATCTGCATGGATATATCCACAAATAACAAAGGGAAGGTGTCTCCCTTCAGTGCTTGTGAATGCTCCCAGCAACATGCCTGGAGTTCATCATTTCCACCAAAACCTGGCAGCTCCAAGGTGCAGGCAGGGCTACGGAGCCCTGCTTGACCCTGTCTGACCCTGCTAAGGCAGCCACTGCTAATGACCTGCAAGTTAatcagtgccagcacagggcaaTGGCTCCCAAACCAGCAAAGcagtaaattttaaataaaaaaaatgttacaaaaatgCATTGTTCTCAGAACTGCAAAGGGAGGGGGGGTTATCTGTCTGCTCGAGTCAGAATACTTCCTGGCACAGCTGATTACATGAAACATTATAACCAAAAGGCCACTTTTCTTCCATCACTTTAGTACTTTTAAACAAAAGGCTGTAAAACATCATCTCCCACTTCTGTGATTGGCGCTACAGCAGCTCTTGAGCAGGTGCACACACTTGCTCCACACTGTAATGTGCAAGTTTTCAGGAGTAAATCTGTCCTAATTATAACATCACTTCAGGCTACTTCTCCCGCACTCAGCATGTGTGGATGTCAGCAAGGGTGCTGGGGAGCCACCGGGGCTTTTTTAAACAGCAGTAGAAAAACTTGAGTTATCCTTGAAATTCAATCTTGTAAAACCAGTCCTAAGTGGGGATATCAGAGCTGAAAGAACATACACAATTACAGTGGGGACCAGCCAGAGTCCTTTTGAAATATCCTGTTACTTTTTCTGATCTGCTCATATGGGTTGTCTCATTTTTCCTCGCCTTTTCAATGGGGAGCTCAACCACGGCCGAGGAGCCCGTTCAAAGCGGCggcagagcagtgccaggcCGAGACGGCTGGCCCCGGGACTCGGGGGAGTGGTGTTACCTGCTCGGACAGAGACGTGGCTGGGATTTCCAGCAGAAAGGCCGGGAAAAGCAGGCCTCCAGCGTGGGCACTGCTGCCAGTGTAAGAGCGGCCGCCGGGCCGGCCAGCGCCGACTCCGTCCGGCCCCACGACTCGACGGAGGGGGAACCGGCGGCAAGGGGGGAAGGGGCGGGCAAGAAGCTCGCCGCAAACCCGCGACGGCTCCCGTGGAGCCGCCGAGCAGGAGACACCCTCGGGGCCATCGGagccgcgccggggccgcctcacCTGCCGCGCCGTCGGGGCCGTCCTTGCCGGGGCGGCCGGGCTCACCGCCGCCCTGCCGCCGGTCGTTGTCGCAGGCGCCCTGGTCCAGGCGCGCCTCGGCGCTGGAGCAGCAGTACCGGAGCGCGCAGCTGCCGCAGCAGATGGTGGCGTCGCCGCCGTCGAAGCGCTCGGGGCACTGGAAGCCGTCCCGCCAGCCGCCCTGCCCGTCCAGCCAGCCGTGGCAGTACTCGCCGCTGGCCGCGGCCCCCGCcggcagcagccagcccagcgccgccagcagcagccagccccgcATGGCGCCGCCGGGGGGGCGGCCGCTCCGTCAGGGCCTCCCCGcgccggggcagcgccgcccGGCCCCCCGGGGCAGGCAGCCGCCGCGCTGCGGGGACTCTGGCCGCAGGTCCCGCCGCCACCGCAtgcccggggccgccgcctGGGGCGCACCGGCAGAGCCGGGGGCGCCGCTACTGTGCTCTCGCTCCCCGCCGCCTcgccgcgcccgcccggcccgcgaCCTCCTCCGCGCCCATGGGCGAGGGACGGCGGGAGCCGGCGACCCTCCCGCGGACGGCGCGGAGCGACCCCGTGCTGCGCTCTCCGTGCGCCCCGTCCGGCGCCGCGCCCGCTCTGCGCGGGGCGCGCCGCGCCCGCACTTATAGGCGGTGGGGCGGCCCGGCGCGCATGCGCCCGCCTCGCCCCGCCCGACGGGGCGGTGCCGcgcgggccgggggcgcgggGGCCGCGGTCCTGCCGGGGGCACCGGCACCGAACAGGGGCGGCCTGCGTTTGCCTCACCGCTTCTTAAAGGTAGTGCCACCGGGGCCGGGCACGGGGATgcaccttcagctgctgaaGTGTCAGGGCAGTCTGTGGTTTCTCGTTCCCTGTGAGACAGCTTGTTGGTCGTGACACCAACCACAACTCTGAGTTACGATGCATTGCATcgagtaaaaaaaaaattcttcttatAAGAAAAAGGCACAAATACGGGAGCTCTGATAAGTGGCACTTGTTCTAAATTTCGCTATAAAGGCAAATCACTGGGAGGAAGGTGACTGCAAAGTGTTGTGTATTTCTCTTAGGCCTTTAAGCTTTTCTTCTTCAATTTAGTTATTGTCCTTCTCCCTCCATCTTCATCCCCTCTTTCGTTCTCATTTCAGCCAGTCTGACAGCTACGGGCTttcactgagctgctgctctggagcacCAGATTCTGGTAAAATTAGGGACCAGGTAAATGCATTCTGCCCCCCTACCTTCGCTGCTGCTCCCAGTGAATTGTTTTCCAGCCGTGGCCGCGGCTGCAGCTCAGTCCattgctggagctgggctggtgtAGAGATGGTTCCCCCACACCTCACGCCTTACCTACCTCAGAGAAGATTAGTAACCCAGAGCAGCTAACTTTTGGAAAAGTTTGCACTTACCAAGATGGAACTGGGGCTGCAGCACGACAGGTTATTTATCACCCAATCAGTGCAGCTGGGTGAACGAGAAGAAACTTGTAGTGATTCAACTGATGGGGTCTGAGATGCTCCATCTCAAACCCTGCGTAGCAGCTCCccggagctgccagctccagcacaaggagCCCAGCACAGACAGTCCTGGGCAGTGACAGATTTTGTACACTCAGCCCATATCCCCCACAGCATCCATTGCTCAAGACACCCCCATCAGCGATGGGccacagggagggaaggggattGCCTGGGGAAGGAATTAGAACCACGAGCTCCTGCCAGTGACCTGTCTTTGGATGTCTGGCAGCCACAAgtgacagcacagcagctgttAAATGCCTACATTCACAGAGCTCTTCCTACAAGATCATTTTCCTTAAATCTAGGTTAGACACACATTTTCATAATAAGAAAAGCAGCTTCTTGAGTCTTTTATACGTGGCAAGCAAAATACTTTCCCAGTCCCATCCTTTGAGTTGATGGTTCACTGATACTCAGTAAGGTGGTTCTCTTTCAATAGCAAAACCAGACTATGAGAAGAGAGGTTACAAGCAGActatctaatctaatctaatctgTACTCCAAACTAGGAGTCTTGATCATAACAAAACATCAGCATCAGATCCCCTGCAGAGATTATCTGTAACATGTACTTTATATATTCAAGCTCAGGATTTGTCTCAACTTGCCTGGATAATAGCAGAGATAATAGTGTACCTCATTATCCTTTTGTGAAACTTAAAACATTTGGCACTTTGCAAAATGCTTTAGATCCTGTTTAGCAATAGACTAATTAGTGgagtttggggtggttttttccACTGTCTTTACAAGCTGATCAGGTAATATCCCTatgattaaaatttaaaagcacaCACAAAATCTATAACCAAAATATGTGGAAACACATAAATATAGCAAGTCTTTCCTACTCTGAGACTTTTTCACTCTCTTTCCCATGTCAAACAATCTCATTATATTAGTTCAATCTATTTCAATGTTAAATAAATCTATCCCAGATTTTGTAGGACACTAAACACATCACATCCCATCAAACTAAGCATAGTGCAGCTTTTagatataattaaaataacacaTAGTTGGTGGAG harbors:
- the SHISA2 gene encoding protein shisa-2 homolog, with product MRGWLLLAALGWLLPAGAAASGEYCHGWLDGQGGWRDGFQCPERFDGGDATICCGSCALRYCCSSAEARLDQGACDNDRRQGGGEPGRPGKDGPDGAAVPIYVPFLIVGSVFVAFIILGSLVAACCCRCLRPKQEPQQSRAPAGTRLMETIPMIPSASTSRGSSSRQSSTAASSSSSANSGARAPPTRSQTNCCLPEGTMNNVYVNMPTNFSVLNCQQATQIVPHQGQYLHPQYVGYAMQHDSMPLTPVPPFLDSLQSGYRQIQSPFPHTNSEQKMYPAVTV